The Nitrospiria bacterium sequence TCAGATGCGGCGTCTCCACCTCGATGAAACCGTGCCCGTCCAGGAAATTCCGGACGACCCGGAGGATGTGGTGCCGCCGCTTCAGATTGGCTTGCATGCGGGGGCGGCGCAGGTCCAGATACCGGTACTTCAAGCGCAGGTTTTCCGAGACCAGGACGTTGTCCTCGATCGGAAACGGCGGCGTCTTGGCCGCGTTGAGAATGTCCAGCTCGTCCGCGACCAGTTCGATTTCACCCGTGGGCAGCTGCGCGTTGACGGTTCCGGCCGGGCGGGCCTCCACCCGTCCCCGGACGCCGACGACGTCCTCGCTGCGGAGCTCCTTGGCCTGCTTGTGCGTGTCGGGGGAGAGCGCCGGGTTAAACACCACCTGCGTGATCCCTTCCCGGTCCCGAAGATCGATGAAGATCAGCCCGCCGTGATCCCGCCGGGACTGGACCCATCCCATCAGGACGGCCGTTTGGCCGATATCGCCTTTTCTCAGCCTTCCGCAATCGTGTGTCCGCTTCAATCTCGCATCCTTTTTTTATAGTGGCTCGCCGAGCTTCTATTCACCCACGGCCTTTCGGATCCTGGGCGCCGCCGGGGAGGCCTTGGACCTCGCGGAAAGGGCCTTGAGGGCCCGGATCTCCTCGGCCGCGAGATAGCGATAGCGCCCGATCGGCAGGCCGCCGAGCTCCAGCATTGCAAGCCGGGTCCGTTTCAGTTTCAAGACCGGATGATCGACCGCCTCCAGCATGCGGCGGACCTGGCGGTTGCGCCCTTCATGGATCGTGATTTCCAGCCAGGAGTTCTTCTCCGTTTTTTTCATTTTTCGAATCCGGCAGGGCAGGGTCCGGCCGTCCGACAATTCCACGCCGCGGGACATCGCCCGGATCTCGTCGTCCGTCAGGACCCCCTTGACCTTGACCTCGTAGGTTTTGGGAACCTCGAAACTCGGATGAAGCAGCTTCTGGACCAGCTCGCCGTCGTTGGTCAGAAGCAGCAGGCCCTCGCTGTCGTAATCGAGCCTCCCGACGGGGTAGACGCGCACGCGCACGCCCTTGAGCAGCGCCTTGACCGTCATGCGGCCCATCGGATCGGACAGCGTCGTGACCACCCCGCGGGGTTTGTTCAGCATGAGATACATTCGGGTCTGTTTGGGGTTGATGAGTTTTCCCGACACCTTGATATGGTCCCGCTCCGGGTCGGCCTTGCGGCCCAGTTCGCGGACCACGCGCCCGTTGACCGTCACGGAGCCATCGAGCATCAGGGTCTCGGCCTTCCGACGGGAGGCGACCCCCGCCCTCGAAATGATTTTTTGCAGGCGTTCGAGCATCGTTATTCCCATTCAATGGTGCTGGGCGGCTTGGACGATACGTCGTAGACCACCCGGTTGATTCCGCGGACCTCGTTCACGATCCGGGTCGAGATCCGCTCCAGCACCTCGTGCGGCAGCCGGACCCAGTCGGCCGTCATCCCGTCCTGGCTGTGAACCGCCCGGATCGCCACGACGGGCTCGTAGGTGCGCTCGTCCCCCATCACGCCGACGGTCTTGATCGGAAGCAGGACGGCGAAGGCCTGCCAGATCTGCCGGTAGAGGCCGGCCGCGCGGATCTCCTGCTCGACGATCTCCTCCGCCTCGCGCAACAGCTCCAGGCGCTTTCGCGTCACCTCCCCGATGATCCGGACCGCCAGGCCCGGCCCCGGGAAGGGATGCCGCCAGAGGATCTCCTCCGACAGGCCCATTTCCTCGCCCAGGCGCCGCACCTCGTCCTTGAACAATTCACGCAGCGGCTCCACCAGCTTGAAGCGCATCCGCGCCGGCAGGCCGCCGACGTTGTGATGCGTCTTGATCGTCGCGGACGGGCCCTTGAACGAAACGCTCTCGATCACGTCCGGGTACAGCGTGCCCTGGACCAGGAACTCCGGCCGCCCCAGGCCTTTCGCCTGCTCCTCGAACACCTGGATGAACTGGCGGCCGATGATCCGGCGCTTGCGCTCCGGGTCGGTGACCCCCTTCAATTTTTTCAGAAAACGCGCGGAGGCGTCCACGTAGCGGAGGTTCAGCTTGAACGTTTTTCGAAACGTCTCGGCCACCCGCTCGGCCTCGTTGTTCCGGAGCAGCCCGTTGTCCACGAACACGCAGGTCAGCTGATTCCCGACGGCCCGATGGGTCAGGATCGCCGCGACGGCCGAGTCGACCCCGCCGCTCAACGCGCAGAGGACATCGGCGCCTCCCACGCGTTCCCGAATCCGCCCGACGGCCCGCTCCAGAAAGGCCTTCATCGTCCAGGTCGGCCCGCACCCGCAGATCCGGTACAGAAAATTTTTCAGGATCGCGAGCCCCTGGGGCGTATGGGCGACCTCGGGATGAAACTGGATCGCGTAAATCCGCCGCTTCTCGTTCCGCATCGCCGCGACCGGGGAGTTGGCCGTGTGCGCCAGGATGTCAAAGCCCGGGGGCATTTCATCGATCCGGTCGCCGTGGCTCATCCAGACCGTCGGCCTGGACGGCGCGCCCCGTCCGCCCGCCTCCGGGCCGAGGTCGTGGAACAGATCCGTCGCGTCGTCGATCGTCAGCTCGGCCCGGCCGTATTCCCGCCGCGCCGACTTCGAGACCTTCCCGTCCAACCGGTGCGTGATCCACTGCATCCCGTAGCAGATGCCCAGGATCGGGACGCCCAGGTTCAGAATTTCGGGCGGGCAGAACGGCGGTTTGTTGTCGTAGACGCTGGCCGGGCTGCCGGACAGGATGATCCCCTTGGGCCGGAAGTCCCGGATGAACGCGATCGGAGTGTCGCAGGGATGGATTTCGGAGTAGACCCGGCTCTCCCGGATCCGACGGGCGATCAGCTGCGTGTACTGGGAACCGAAATCCAGGACGAGGATCTTTTCGGCGTGGATCGGGTCGGCCTGTCGATCGGCGGCGCACATGCTTACCTCAACGGGTTCCGGCCCAAGCGGGATCAGTCGCGTTCGACACGGTAATTGGGCGCCTCTTTCGTGATGATGACGTCGTGCACGTGGCTCTCGCGAAGGCCGGCCTGCGTCAGTTTGACGAAGCGGGCCTTCTTCTGAAGCTCCTTGATCGTCCGGCAGCCGCAATAGCCCATGCCGGCCTTGAGGCCGCCGACGAGCTGATAGACGACGCTGGCCAGGGACCCTTTGTAGGGAACGCGCCCCTCGATTCCCTCGGGAACGAGCTTGGATTCGGTTTCGTGTTCCTGGAAGTACCGGTCCCGTCCCCCCTTCACCATCGCCCCGAGGGAGCCCATGCCCCGATAGACCTTGTAGCTCCGGCCCTGGAACAAGACCGTTTCGCCGGGGCTCTCCTCCGTCCCGGCGAAGATGCTCCCGATCATGACGCAATCCGCCCCCGCCGCGATGGCCTTGCTGATGTCGCCCGAGTATTTGATCCCGCCGTCCGCGATGATCGGAACGCCGGACTTGGCCGCGGCCTCGGCGCAATGGAAGACGGCCGTCAGCTGCGGCACGCCGGCCCCGGCGACGATCCGGGTCGTGCAGATGGAGCCCGGTCCGACCCCGACCTTCACGCCGTCGACGCCGGCCTTGATCAGGTCCCGGGTGGCTTCGGCCGTCGCCACGTTGCCGCCCACCAGCTCCAGGTCCGGATGGTCCTTTTTGATTTTTGAAACCGTCTCCAGGACGCTGAGCGAATGGCCGTGCGCCGTATCCACCACGATGAGGTCGACGCCGGCCCTCGACAGATGATCGACCCGCTCCATCGCGTCCTCCCCGACGCCGACCGCCGCGCCCACGCGCAGGCGGCCGCCGCCGTCCTTGCACGCGTTCGGGTATTTGATTTTTTTCTCGATGTCCTTGATCGTGATCAGGCCCTTCAGCTCGAAGTCCTTGTTCACCACCAGCAGCTTCTCGATGCGGTTCTTCTGCAGGATCGCCTTGGCCTCTTCGAGGCCGGTCCCCTCGGGCGCGGTGATGAGATGCTTGTGCGTCATCACTTCGGAGAGTTTCAGGTTCATGCGCGTCTCGAAGCGAAGATCGCGATTGGTCACGATTCCGACGAGCTTGGCCCCCCGCGTCACGGGAATGCCCGAGATCCGGTAGCGGGCCATCAGCTGGAGCGCCTCGCGGATGGTCTTGTCGGGCGAGATCGTGATCGGATCGACGATCATCCCGCTCTCGGACTTCTTCACCTTGTCCACCTCGACCAGCTGCTCCTTCGCGGACATCGCGCGGTGGATGATCCCGACCCCGCCCTCCTGCGCGACGGCGATCGCCATGCGCGCGTCGGTGACGGTGTCCATGGCGGCGCTGACGATCGGGATGTTGATCCGGATGCGGCGGGTGAGGTGGGTGCGCGTCTCGACGAACCGGGGCAGGACGGACGATTTGGCCGGGATCAGAACGACATCATCAAACGTCAAACCTTCTTCGATTCTGCTCTTCAGCGTCATGGAGGCCCGATTGAATACCGCGCGGCGGCGGCGTTCCCCGTCGAAAAGGGTGGATCATAATTAACATATTCACACGACGGCGTCAAGAGATATTGAAGAATCCCGCCTCGGCGGGAGAATGCGGCGGACCCGGCGCGCGCGGGACATTACCAACGCCAGACCCACAACGGCAGTTCGAGGACCGACGGCGCGCGAGGACCCGTCGGAACGGGAACATAGCCGGCCGCCGGCGCCCCGCCGTCGGAGACGGGCCGCGGGACCGACGGGGGAAGGACGGACGTAAAAAAGGACGGGAAGAATTGAACGGCGCGCGGCGGCTTTATTTCCGACGAATCCGTCGTCAGCGACAAGCGGTCCGGGGTTTCTTGCGAAGGGCGGAGTTCGCCGACCCGCGAGGTGTAGGAGAAGCTCCAGAAAATGGCGCCGGCGCCGATCACGACCACCCCGCCGACCGAAAAGGTCACGGACACGTGCGTCTCGGCCCGGGCCGGGCCCGGCCAAAAGATCAGGACGAGCGGGAGGAGAAAGCTCGCGGGGATCGGAATCCGTCGTCTCATGTCCTGAAGTTTACCCGACCGGGCCGTCCGATGCAAACCGTTTTACGTTTTTCCCGACGCCTTCTCGGTTTCCACGATCGTCACCGTGGTCTTCATCACGGCGTCCGGGTTGAGCGAGATGCTGTCGATGCCCTGCTCGACCAGGAAGCGGGCGAACTCCGGATAGTCGCTCGGCGCCTGGCCGCAGATGCCGATCTTCCGGCCCCGGGCCTTCGCCGCCCGTATCACGGCCGAGATCATCGATTTCACCGCCGGGTTCCGCTCGTCGAACAGCGGGGCCACGATCGCGGAGTCCCGGTCCACGCCCAGCACGAGCTGCGTGAGGTCGTTGGAGCCGATCGAGAAGCCGTCGAACAACTCGGCGAACGCGTCGGCCAGGATCACGTTGCTGGGAATCTCGCACATCACGTACAGCTCCAGCCCGTTTTGCCCCCGCCGGAGCCCGTGCTTTTCCATCTCGGCCTGGACGAGCCGCGCTTCCTCGACGGTGCGGCAAAAGGGGATCATCAGCTTGAGGTTGGTCAGGCCCATCCCGTCCCGCACCTGTTTCATCGCCCGGCATTCCAGAGCGAACCCGTCGCGGTAGCGCGGGTTGTAGTAGCGCGAGGCGCCGCGGAATCCCAGCATCGGGTTCTCCTCGGCCGGCTCGTAGGGCCGCCCGCCGATCAGGTTGGCGTACTCGTTTGTCTTGAAATCGCTCAGGCGCACGATGACGTCCTTGGGATAGAAGGCCGCCGCGATCGTCCCGACGCCCTGGGCCAGCCGGTCGACGAAATACCGCGCTTTGTCGTCGTACCCCGCCGTCAGTCGGTCGATCTCGGCCTTCACCGCCGGGTCGTCGAGCTTCGGATAGTTCACCAGCGCCAGCGGGTGAATCTTGATCCAGGTGCTGATGATGAATTCCTCGCGGGCCAAGCCGATCCCGTCGTTGGGGATGAAGGACAGGCTGAAGGCCTCTTGGGGATTGCCCAGGTTCATCATCACTCGGGTCTTGGGGCGGGTCAGCGTCTTAAGGTTGATCTTCTCCACGTCGAAGGGCAGCGTGCCCTCGTAGACGACCCCGGTCTCGCCCTCGGCGCACGAGACGGTCACCTTCTGGCCGTCTTTGAGCCGTTCGGTCGCCTGCTCGGCCCCCACCACGGCCGGGAGGCCGAGCTCGCGGCTGACGATCGCCGCGTGGCAGGTCCGGCCGCCGCGATTGGTCACGATGGCCGCCGCCTTTTTCATGATCGGCTCCCAATCCGGATCGGTCTTGTCGGTCACCAGCACCTCGCCCGGTTTGAACCGGTCGATATGCTGAACGCTCTTGATGACCCGGACCGGGCCCTGGGCGATCTTTTCCCCGACGCTGCGGCCCGACACCAGGACCCGACCGTGCT is a genomic window containing:
- the guaB gene encoding IMP dehydrogenase; the encoded protein is MTLKSRIEEGLTFDDVVLIPAKSSVLPRFVETRTHLTRRIRINIPIVSAAMDTVTDARMAIAVAQEGGVGIIHRAMSAKEQLVEVDKVKKSESGMIVDPITISPDKTIREALQLMARYRISGIPVTRGAKLVGIVTNRDLRFETRMNLKLSEVMTHKHLITAPEGTGLEEAKAILQKNRIEKLLVVNKDFELKGLITIKDIEKKIKYPNACKDGGGRLRVGAAVGVGEDAMERVDHLSRAGVDLIVVDTAHGHSLSVLETVSKIKKDHPDLELVGGNVATAEATRDLIKAGVDGVKVGVGPGSICTTRIVAGAGVPQLTAVFHCAEAAAKSGVPIIADGGIKYSGDISKAIAAGADCVMIGSIFAGTEESPGETVLFQGRSYKVYRGMGSLGAMVKGGRDRYFQEHETESKLVPEGIEGRVPYKGSLASVVYQLVGGLKAGMGYCGCRTIKELQKKARFVKLTQAGLRESHVHDVIITKEAPNYRVERD
- the guaA gene encoding glutamine-hydrolyzing GMP synthase — encoded protein: MCAADRQADPIHAEKILVLDFGSQYTQLIARRIRESRVYSEIHPCDTPIAFIRDFRPKGIILSGSPASVYDNKPPFCPPEILNLGVPILGICYGMQWITHRLDGKVSKSARREYGRAELTIDDATDLFHDLGPEAGGRGAPSRPTVWMSHGDRIDEMPPGFDILAHTANSPVAAMRNEKRRIYAIQFHPEVAHTPQGLAILKNFLYRICGCGPTWTMKAFLERAVGRIRERVGGADVLCALSGGVDSAVAAILTHRAVGNQLTCVFVDNGLLRNNEAERVAETFRKTFKLNLRYVDASARFLKKLKGVTDPERKRRIIGRQFIQVFEEQAKGLGRPEFLVQGTLYPDVIESVSFKGPSATIKTHHNVGGLPARMRFKLVEPLRELFKDEVRRLGEEMGLSEEILWRHPFPGPGLAVRIIGEVTRKRLELLREAEEIVEQEIRAAGLYRQIWQAFAVLLPIKTVGVMGDERTYEPVVAIRAVHSQDGMTADWVRLPHEVLERISTRIVNEVRGINRVVYDVSSKPPSTIEWE
- the ppsA gene encoding phosphoenolpyruvate synthase, which gives rise to MTKTTQQPSPILWFEAIGIDDIPRVGGKNASLGEMVRELAAKGVKVPNGFAITAEAYRRFLREADLDRTIRETLEGLDTRDIDNLRRRGLAIRQAIVSASLSSDLEQAIADAYDRLGDPSRAPLDVAVRSSATAEDLPDASFAGQQETYLNVQGRRALLESCKRCFASLFTDRAISYRTDKGFDHLKVALSIGVQRMVRSDLASSGVMFSIDTESGFPDAVLINASYGLGENVVQGSVNPDEYYVFKPTLKTGFRPILQKILGTKEFKLVYDVGGGKMVKNVPVPPDDRARFAITDDEILTLARWACVIEDHYSAKRGRPTPMDMEWAKDGRTGELFIVQARPETVQSQKDRGEVEIYHLTQHGRVLVSGRSVGEKIAQGPVRVIKSVQHIDRFKPGEVLVTDKTDPDWEPIMKKAAAIVTNRGGRTCHAAIVSRELGLPAVVGAEQATERLKDGQKVTVSCAEGETGVVYEGTLPFDVEKINLKTLTRPKTRVMMNLGNPQEAFSLSFIPNDGIGLAREEFIISTWIKIHPLALVNYPKLDDPAVKAEIDRLTAGYDDKARYFVDRLAQGVGTIAAAFYPKDVIVRLSDFKTNEYANLIGGRPYEPAEENPMLGFRGASRYYNPRYRDGFALECRAMKQVRDGMGLTNLKLMIPFCRTVEEARLVQAEMEKHGLRRGQNGLELYVMCEIPSNVILADAFAELFDGFSIGSNDLTQLVLGVDRDSAIVAPLFDERNPAVKSMISAVIRAAKARGRKIGICGQAPSDYPEFARFLVEQGIDSISLNPDAVMKTTVTIVETEKASGKT
- a CDS encoding pseudouridine synthase → MLERLQKIISRAGVASRRKAETLMLDGSVTVNGRVVRELGRKADPERDHIKVSGKLINPKQTRMYLMLNKPRGVVTTLSDPMGRMTVKALLKGVRVRVYPVGRLDYDSEGLLLLTNDGELVQKLLHPSFEVPKTYEVKVKGVLTDDEIRAMSRGVELSDGRTLPCRIRKMKKTEKNSWLEITIHEGRNRQVRRMLEAVDHPVLKLKRTRLAMLELGGLPIGRYRYLAAEEIRALKALSARSKASPAAPRIRKAVGE